GAATTTGTTTAAAAATCTTCGCAATATTTCACCTTACATGGCCAAAGCTTTAGGTGTGAGTGGCGGAGGTGGAATGTGGTACGAAGGCGACCAGAACAAGGCCACTTTCAGGTGGAAAGCTACCGAATACTCCACCAGTAATATTTTAAATTTCGCTGTAAGTATTTATCCCTCTGGTGAAATTGAATTTTTCTATGGTGAATCGAATGGCGCCGCCTGGAATAAATGGCATGCAGGAATTTCTGATGGCGGCGACTTTAACTACCATTTGCTTGATATTTCAAATACTTACAATATTCAGCCCAACACCAAAATCTCCTTTGAACCTGATTTTGCTTTTTCTGAAATGAAAATTACCGAGGACGGGCTTTTCTATGGCACACCCACACGTCCTTATGAAGCTGTTGATATTGTGTTTAATCTGAAGGACGCCAACGGATTGCAAGGATCCAAAGCTTTACCCTTTTTCACTGATGGTATTAATAAAATTGTGATCAGAGAAGTAAATGTGGTAGCCGGTGATGATGACATTATCGAATATGGTGAAACAGCCGTACTTTCAGTAGAATTACAAAACATCAGCGACGAAGTGATTAATGCAACTCAAATGACCATTAATACGCAAAATCAATATATTACAGTGATTGATAACACGCTGGCATTAAGTTCATTCCAGCCAGGACAGGTCATCACATTTACGGATGCTTTTTCTTTTGACGTTTCAATGCAGGTACCCAATAACCTCGACATCATTTTTGCCACCGAAATTGCAGCCCCTGATGAGACCTTCAACAGCCATATCTATCTGAAGGCCTACACACCTGACCTTGCAATCGGAACAATTTCCATTGAAGATGGCAATAATGGTTATCCCGAGCCGGGCGAAACACTTCAGGTTTTGGTCACTATAATTAATTCTGGTGGGGGCAAAGCTTACAACCTGCAAAGTAATATCTCCACCAGCGATCCATTTGTTACAATTAATCAGGGGAGTTGGTCAGCAGCGGTGCTTCCCGGAAATGGAAGTGTTGCGGCTCAGTTCGAGATTTTTGTTCATGAAGACACACCGACTGGTCATTTATCTCAGATTAACATTTACGCTTCGGCCGACTATGGGTTCAATGTTTCTGGGTCGTTTAATTTTTCCACAGGTTTTGTCGTTGAAGATTTTGAGACCGGTGATTTCAGCAGTTACGACTGGGAATTTGGCGGAAATGCTGAATGGTTCATCACTGACCAGAATGTTTACGAAGGGCAATATTGTATGCAATCAGGCGATATTTCGGACAACCAGGTGAGTTCAGTACAGGTGACAATGAATGTGTTGTCGGATGGCGAAATCAGCTTTTATTACAAAGTGACCAGTGAAGCCAATTATGATTTTCTGGTTTTTTCGATTGATGGAACCACCATGGGTTCCTGGGCAGGAAGTGTGGATTGGGCTGAAGGCACTTTTCCTGTTCAGGCAGGTGAACGGACATTTTCGTGGAGTTATGAAAAAGATGTTTCTGTATCTACAGGCAGCGATTGTGCCTGGGTTGACTTCATCATTTTCCCTCCAAGTGCCCCTGAAGGCCTGATTGTTTTTGCCGGTCCCGATATGATGATTTGTGAGAACCAAACCCCTTTGCTGCAAGCCGTTGTGGCCAATGCCATTTCGATGGAGTGGACAACATCGGGAGATGGTACGTTCAGTAACCCGTCTGTTGCCAACCCAACCTACACTCCCGGACAGGGTGATATTTCATCAGGTTCAGCAGAATTGACGCTAACCGCATATGATAACCTGGGTGCTTCGATGACTGACAACCTTGTGCTTTCAATAACCAGGCTGCCTTATGTATATGCCGGTGAGGATGTTACTATTTGTGAGGTTGAAGAAATCGTAATCAATGCAATACTTCAGTACACCGAAGTTTGCAATTGGTCGACATCAGGTGACGGGACTTTCAGTGTATCAAACCAACCCAATACCGTTTACTATCCCGGTGAGAATGACCTGATATCCGGAAATGTGATACTTACTCTGACGGGGGTTCCTGTCACGCCATGCGCTGTAAGTATTTCACATAGTATGTCCATCGATTTCCTTCCTTTGCCAGAAGTGTCATTTGACGAATTACCCGATTTTTGCCACAATTCCCCCGGATATGAATTAATTGAAGGATCTCCGGTTGGGGGAATTTATGATGGACCAGGGGTTTCGAACGGATGGTTTTATCCTGAAGTTGCCGGAGTGGGAATTCATGAGCTTACTTACACTTATAACGATGGGAATGGCTGCGAGAATTTTGCGGTTCAGGAGGTGTTTGTGGATGACTGCACCGGGATTTCAACTCCTGAAAATTCCGGCATTTCAATTTTTCCAAATCCAGGTTCCGGCACGTTTACCGTTCAGTTTGATCAGAACATAGCAGGAAGTTACCGCGTTGAAGTTTTTAACTCATACGGACAGCGGGTTTACAGCAATGTAGCTGTGTTTGCTGTCAGTTCGTCAACCCAAACCCTTGATTTAACATCTCAGCCCGATGGTGTTTACTATCTGAAAATTACCGGCGGCGGTGCATCTGTTGGAGCTAAGCTGGTGGTGAAAAGGTAGGTGGGGATTTAAGCAATGATTGATTAGTATTAAATGGTGTCGGCAAACATCAGTTACATCTTTATGACCTTCTTTGTTACAACCGACTTCCCATTCTTTAAACTCAGGAAATAAATCCCTTTATCAAGCGACTTGAGATTGATACCAAAGGAAAGTTCGTTGAATTGCCGTCCGTCGGCTACTGCTTTGCCCATCAGATCATAAACTGTCCAGGTTATGGTTTCATAGGGTAGCCTGGTTTCAACTACCAAAGCGCCCTGAAACGGATTCGGGAAAACTTTGAGTGAGATTGTTTCGGGTTTGGTATCTTCCACATTAAGCGACTCAACATAAAAATCCCTGATTTCCTGAATGTGTTCTTTAAGCATGGCAACGCTTGAAATGTTGTCTCCTTCATAATCCCTTGCAAACACCAATGCAAATGTAAAATGCAATGAGTCGTTAGGGGCAAGAGAATAAGGGCCTGAGGAAACCAGCCCGCGGCGGTCGCCGGGAGTGGCATTTTCAGCGGCTTCGGACCATTCGGCAGGATTTGAGGGGTCTCCCGGAAAAATAAATTTTACAGGGAAAGTGCCGCCATAGCCGTTCCCTCCGCTGGTCAGCAAAGTAGAATCCCGCCACATGCACTTCATGTAGTTGTAGTACTCAGATGGGGCGTATGGGTCTGTCATGGGCGACTGCCATGCATTGTTGAAGTGAATAAAGCCTGTCATTTTATAATTGAGGCACGTAAGCGAAAATGCAGGTGGCCGATCCCCATAGGTGCCTTCCTCACCATTTCCGTCAACGGGAGTTCCATTGTAAGCAAAACCTGAATGGAGCAATGTATCACAACCCACAAAATCATCCCACCAATGTCCCAGGTCAAAGTCGAGGAAAAAAGCACTATACACGTCTGAGTAGAAATTTTCAGAACGATTGATGATGGTATAGTCGCCAAAAATCGCCTGGCTTAACGCCGAATCTTCCGGTTGGTCATAAGCATAATAGATGGCATGGATTTCCACGCCCATCTTTTTTCCGCCGGATTCGGTGTGTTGCCTGTCGTCGTTGTAAATCAGGAATATAGTCTGGTCGCCTTTAATCACCGGGAAGTCGCCATCAGCGGCATTGTATTTTCCATCGCCATTCCAATCATAATAGGGCGCCAGTTTTGGAGCTTGTCCCAGGAGGATATTACCATTACCCGGCCAGCTGCTGATATTTTCGATGGGCTCGTATCCTGGTTGCTGCCAGTTATTGCGATGGTGCTCAATTTCTTCTTTATTTAATTTCCACACCCTGAACCACGCTGCATCAAAGTCCTGGTTGTAGTTCATCGTATCAGAAACCGGACCCGGAAAATAGTCGTTGCCTATCTGCTTGTATCTTTCCCCGGCAACGTGTAATTCTCCGTTTTCATCCATTCCACCTATCCAGAAAGATTTACTGAAAAGTGTGTGCAGCCCCGACCCGGCAGGAACTTCATAACCATCGCCGGTGTTGCCATCCCAAAACTGAACCCCACAGGCAAGAATTTTTGCCTTTACCTGGTTAATACCAAGCATGTCAATCCCTTTATTTTCAACATGAATATAAATCTTTGCAAACTGTGACATCAGGTTATTTTCAAGATCAACAATTCTGTAGCGAAGGGAATCAGTGCCTTCGAAGTGTCTTTTGGGAGTGTAAAATACTATCGAATCATTGAAGGTAAATGTACCGTTTGGAGTTCCGAAGACAGTAAAAATCCTGATGGGATGGTTTTCGTAACCGAAGTCGTTTGCCAATGCAGGAATGGCGATGGTTTTCATGGCAAATGTCTCAGCGAAATCATCTATGGCGACAGGCTCTTTGTCGTCGGCTATCAATTTTATACTGACTATTAGAATGATTGCAAGGGCGATAATTTTTTTCATTTCATTTTTCCTTTAAAGTTTTACAATTTTCCGATGAAATATCTGATTTTCAATTTGTATTTCAATGAGGTAAATTCCATTTTTGAAAAAATGCATGTTGACGACAACTTCATTTTCTGTTCCTTCCCCAGCGCTTTGCACGGTTCCATGCATATTAAAGATACGGTATGTGATTAGACTGGTCTCGATTTTCTGACGGATAATTAACCGATCCGATACAGGATTAGGATAAATGACAAAAGGATGAATGGCTTGTTCTGACACCAACTCAGCCGAGGCATGGTACTTTAGTTCCCAGCCGTAATGGTTGTCGCGCTGATCGGTGAAAAAGGAGATCAGGATTTTGTTTGAGCTTATTGTTATTGGAGGAGGAATGGTGTTTCCGGTGACTCTTACCGGGGCTGAATAGGGTTTGTTAAGATCGCGGATCAGCACGTAATCGTAGTTGAGCTCCATGTCCACTTTGGTAAACTCGATAGTAATCAACTCCGTTCCTGGTATTTGAATGTGCCAGAAACAGTTTGTGTTTGAGTTATAGTGTTTATTACTGCTTCCATCTTCGATAGTCCCATCAGGAACATTAAGAAACAGAGTGTCGGAGCAATACACCGGCGGAACAGGTGTGTAATTGATTTCCCAGCCAGAGGTAGAATCGCTCTCATTAGTGTGGAAGTTTAAGAATAGATTTTGTCCTGATGATGTAAACTCTGGTGGCGTATCGTTTCCGGAAAGTGAAGCAAGCAGGGGTGAGGCATAATCGATGCCATCGTGGATGAAAAGCGTGTCGCCTGATGCCAGGCTGAACCCTGTAAACCGGATGTGCATCTTCTCCACCGAATCATAGAGGGGAACTTCAGGTGCAAGCAGCCACGAGCAGTCTATGCCATTGGAATAATTGAAGAAGTCGCTTCCGTCGTTGAGGTAGCCCTCCGGAGAGGTGATCACGGTAAAGCCATCACAAAAGGGAAGGCTGAAGGCATGGTAATTCGCCTGAAACCCTTTTCCGGTGATAGTGTCAGCGCTGTTAAAACTGAGGTAAAGAGATGGTTGTGTTGAAACGATGACTGGTGGCAGTAAATTGCCGGTAAAACTTCCAAGAAGTGGCGCTAAATAGTTTTCGCCATCGTAAATAAAAAGGGAATCATTCTCAGTGGCGAGATCGAACATCGAAAAATCAAGCCTTAGGTTGGTCATCTCAGGATCATCCGGTTTGATCAGCCACGAACAGGAAGTTTCGCTCTGGTAGTTCAGGGGGCCGCTGCCATCAGACAGGCTTCCTTCAGAAGCGCTTAACAGCTTGCCTTCCTGGCAATGCGCAGGGTATTCAAACAGTGTAGTATCAGGGTAAATGTTGAAGATGCCTCCCTGGTTTTGCGAAAGATCGATGCCGCCGGGTATCAGCTCATCAATGTAATAATAGCCATTATGGTTTCCCGACCATCCCCAGTTAAAATGAAAATAAACGGAATCCTGGAAACCATCGCAAATGTAAGCGTGACCGACATACCCGCTGCTGCTGAAATACAAAACCGGTTGGTTGTTCTCCAGATGGCTGGTCAGCATTTGCCGCCAGGCCTCATAACCACCATTTGATTGCCTGAGCATCAGTTGCGCATTGGGCAGGTAATTAAAATAGTCTGAAAGGGCTGGGGCAATATCAGAGACATTAGCTCCGGATGATGAGGGCGAAAACTTCATATTTACCGCAACAGCACAGTGATAGCTCAGTTCGGCGACAGCAGTGTTGTAAGTAAAACACTCGTCTGTCATTTCATTCCATTGATAAAATGTATTGCCAAAGTCAGCGAATTGTAGTCCGTAGGTTCCATTATTATAGGGTGGGATGTACGAGTGGCTGCCGTTGCCCTGGTAAGGGAACCGGTAATAAAACATCAGCTGAGCCATTGCAGTTGCCACACATCCGACCGGAACATGGTCATCGTAACCGCCAGGATCAGCAGGACACAGTGCATTATAGAACTTTCCCTGGTTCCATTTCACAGTTAAAAGCGGAGCAACACCTTTTGTATCTTTTATTTCAAACCCTTTAAGGTAATGTTCCCATAATCCGGACGTCTCACCGGTTAAATTTTCGGGATTTGCCATTCCCTTTTTTATCTGTACTTCATACCAATCCAACCAAACAGCACAATTTTCAGGTACACTATTCAAGTCAAATTCTCCTATAGGCGACCAGGCCAGCACCGGGATAAACCGCTTGTCTGGACTTGTGATTACAAATCCCCCCTGCCCGAAATTAAAAATATGGTACAGCGGTTTACCATGTTCGATTTTGGCAAAATGTCTTGTAATGACTGCATCCTTTACCTGAGGGTTTACTCCCAGGGATTTTTGGGTAAAAAAGTTTTTGGCCAATTTTGCTGCTTCATCGGCAGAAACCTGTCCCGAAAGTATTTCGGTAAAAAAGAGGAGAGAAATGACGATACTAAATAGTAAAATCAACCTGGCCATGATCAGAAAATTTTTTCAAGCCAAAGGTCATATTTTAATATGATTGAGGAAAATTAATTCAGTATTCGGCAGTAAAAATTAAGGGATTGGAACTTTCAGACATCCAGTTTAAAGATGTCCTTTGAAAGAATTTAAATATTGCTTGCTGCAGTAGAAAAAGCATTTGATGTGGCAGAAACCTCATTAAAAAGGCCCCCAATTTCGGATTGAACGCGCTTTTCAGCCAGTTTACAATAATCCGCATTGTTATCAATCAGGAGGCAGTTTCTGTTATTTGCAAGTGCGGCAATTCCAGTTGAACCACTTCCACCAAAAGGATCAATAATTAAATGATTCTCTCGCGATAGCAATTTAATAAAAAATGCAGGGAGTTCTACAGGAAAAACAGCTGGATGACCTTTGTTTTTACCAACAAGAGGTATTGAGAGAACATTGGAAGGTAATACTTCTTTTTTCCCAATCCATTTTGAGATGTCACGACCAAACCCACTTGAGTTAACTGAATTATGACGTGAAAGATCATTTTCACCAAGCTTTTGAAGCCGTTTGTTAACCCAATCACCAACCGGCACTGAGACACCCCATTGATCAATGTAAGGTGTTTTTATTTTCGCAAGATGGAAACAGTACTCCCAGCCATCCCTTAGGCGTGTTGGCCAAAATCCCGGCATTGCATTAGTTTTATGCCAGATATAGTCGTCAATACACAGCCAACCTTTTTCAGCTAAGAGGTCAATTGTTTTCCAAACATAACGATGTTTGACGCCATCCACTACTTTGTCTTTTATATTGATAACAAGGCTTCCATCCTCTTTGAGGGAATTCCAGAAAACATCATGAAAAGTTAAAAACCACTCCGCAAAATCATCCGGATTGATGCTGTCGTAATGCTTTTTCCTTGCATCAGCGTAAGGTGGTGATGTCACAATCAAATCTGCTTTCCCTTTGAAGTCATTCAATACTTCTCTACTATCCCCAAAGATAATCGTGCATTTATTTGTTCCAGTATGTAGTGAATTGTTATTCAATGATGTAGTTTAAAAATTTTTGCGTATCAATTTTATTAT
This sequence is a window from Bacteroidales bacterium. Protein-coding genes within it:
- a CDS encoding C10 family peptidase gives rise to the protein MARLILLFSIVISLLFFTEILSGQVSADEAAKLAKNFFTQKSLGVNPQVKDAVITRHFAKIEHGKPLYHIFNFGQGGFVITSPDKRFIPVLAWSPIGEFDLNSVPENCAVWLDWYEVQIKKGMANPENLTGETSGLWEHYLKGFEIKDTKGVAPLLTVKWNQGKFYNALCPADPGGYDDHVPVGCVATAMAQLMFYYRFPYQGNGSHSYIPPYNNGTYGLQFADFGNTFYQWNEMTDECFTYNTAVAELSYHCAVAVNMKFSPSSSGANVSDIAPALSDYFNYLPNAQLMLRQSNGGYEAWRQMLTSHLENNQPVLYFSSSGYVGHAYICDGFQDSVYFHFNWGWSGNHNGYYYIDELIPGGIDLSQNQGGIFNIYPDTTLFEYPAHCQEGKLLSASEGSLSDGSGPLNYQSETSCSWLIKPDDPEMTNLRLDFSMFDLATENDSLFIYDGENYLAPLLGSFTGNLLPPVIVSTQPSLYLSFNSADTITGKGFQANYHAFSLPFCDGFTVITSPEGYLNDGSDFFNYSNGIDCSWLLAPEVPLYDSVEKMHIRFTGFSLASGDTLFIHDGIDYASPLLASLSGNDTPPEFTSSGQNLFLNFHTNESDSTSGWEINYTPVPPVYCSDTLFLNVPDGTIEDGSSNKHYNSNTNCFWHIQIPGTELITIEFTKVDMELNYDYVLIRDLNKPYSAPVRVTGNTIPPPITISSNKILISFFTDQRDNHYGWELKYHASAELVSEQAIHPFVIYPNPVSDRLIIRQKIETSLITYRIFNMHGTVQSAGEGTENEVVVNMHFFKNGIYLIEIQIENQIFHRKIVKL
- a CDS encoding T9SS type A sorting domain-containing protein; the encoded protein is MKKMLLPLLLIVLSLTVLPSAAQIITQADTIDGKVFIDGLPLFTNKDLDGFKSLPIIEIPQATRNRDLPVNVDNSLLPYFRPIFNQSSLECGQAAGVGYLFTYEMDRLRNLPANVPENQYPTHFVFNWSNNGAGNAAAFFDSWNIIKEVGTPNVTDYGGGLNTGGVARWMNGYDLYYRAMKNRLWDFYKIPLNNPSDLEVLKHWIDNHGEGEENGGVAVFYASYMGVNQTLPPGTPEAGKYVLTILGNYANHALTVVGYHDSIRYDINNDGQYTNHLDINNDGNVDILDWEIGGVKLANSYSATSWGNQGFAYLMYSALCRPLHLGGVWNRSVHVINGKESTYPQLTFKAKVTHNVRNLLKVMVGIANGFDATEPEYIVEYPILNYQGGNFYMQGGSSEADKTLEFGLDITQLLKYVESGQDATFFFMVNEKDPSNNGTGMINNLSLMDYTDGLIEIPCNQSNVPLVENGLTTLKINANITFDAPDVLIEALEPATINEPYQFQMLGTGGTEPYQWKIKQEYVAQTGTQTFPMINAQQLSPNSSTSGFATKTIDFDFPFYGKVYNKISIHTDGYLMFSEEPYPWTFLVDELNLFKNLRNISPYMAKALGVSGGGGMWYEGDQNKATFRWKATEYSTSNILNFAVSIYPSGEIEFFYGESNGAAWNKWHAGISDGGDFNYHLLDISNTYNIQPNTKISFEPDFAFSEMKITEDGLFYGTPTRPYEAVDIVFNLKDANGLQGSKALPFFTDGINKIVIREVNVVAGDDDIIEYGETAVLSVELQNISDEVINATQMTINTQNQYITVIDNTLALSSFQPGQVITFTDAFSFDVSMQVPNNLDIIFATEIAAPDETFNSHIYLKAYTPDLAIGTISIEDGNNGYPEPGETLQVLVTIINSGGGKAYNLQSNISTSDPFVTINQGSWSAAVLPGNGSVAAQFEIFVHEDTPTGHLSQINIYASADYGFNVSGSFNFSTGFVVEDFETGDFSSYDWEFGGNAEWFITDQNVYEGQYCMQSGDISDNQVSSVQVTMNVLSDGEISFYYKVTSEANYDFLVFSIDGTTMGSWAGSVDWAEGTFPVQAGERTFSWSYEKDVSVSTGSDCAWVDFIIFPPSAPEGLIVFAGPDMMICENQTPLLQAVVANAISMEWTTSGDGTFSNPSVANPTYTPGQGDISSGSAELTLTAYDNLGASMTDNLVLSITRLPYVYAGEDVTICEVEEIVINAILQYTEVCNWSTSGDGTFSVSNQPNTVYYPGENDLISGNVILTLTGVPVTPCAVSISHSMSIDFLPLPEVSFDELPDFCHNSPGYELIEGSPVGGIYDGPGVSNGWFYPEVAGVGIHELTYTYNDGNGCENFAVQEVFVDDCTGISTPENSGISIFPNPGSGTFTVQFDQNIAGSYRVEVFNSYGQRVYSNVAVFAVSSSTQTLDLTSQPDGVYYLKITGGGASVGAKLVVKR
- a CDS encoding site-specific DNA-methyltransferase yields the protein MNNNSLHTGTNKCTIIFGDSREVLNDFKGKADLIVTSPPYADARKKHYDSINPDDFAEWFLTFHDVFWNSLKEDGSLVINIKDKVVDGVKHRYVWKTIDLLAEKGWLCIDDYIWHKTNAMPGFWPTRLRDGWEYCFHLAKIKTPYIDQWGVSVPVGDWVNKRLQKLGENDLSRHNSVNSSGFGRDISKWIGKKEVLPSNVLSIPLVGKNKGHPAVFPVELPAFFIKLLSRENHLIIDPFGGSGSTGIAALANNRNCLLIDNNADYCKLAEKRVQSEIGGLFNEVSATSNAFSTAASNI
- a CDS encoding T9SS type A sorting domain-containing protein, producing the protein MKKIIALAIILIVSIKLIADDKEPVAIDDFAETFAMKTIAIPALANDFGYENHPIRIFTVFGTPNGTFTFNDSIVFYTPKRHFEGTDSLRYRIVDLENNLMSQFAKIYIHVENKGIDMLGINQVKAKILACGVQFWDGNTGDGYEVPAGSGLHTLFSKSFWIGGMDENGELHVAGERYKQIGNDYFPGPVSDTMNYNQDFDAAWFRVWKLNKEEIEHHRNNWQQPGYEPIENISSWPGNGNILLGQAPKLAPYYDWNGDGKYNAADGDFPVIKGDQTIFLIYNDDRQHTESGGKKMGVEIHAIYYAYDQPEDSALSQAIFGDYTIINRSENFYSDVYSAFFLDFDLGHWWDDFVGCDTLLHSGFAYNGTPVDGNGEEGTYGDRPPAFSLTCLNYKMTGFIHFNNAWQSPMTDPYAPSEYYNYMKCMWRDSTLLTSGGNGYGGTFPVKFIFPGDPSNPAEWSEAAENATPGDRRGLVSSGPYSLAPNDSLHFTFALVFARDYEGDNISSVAMLKEHIQEIRDFYVESLNVEDTKPETISLKVFPNPFQGALVVETRLPYETITWTVYDLMGKAVADGRQFNELSFGINLKSLDKGIYFLSLKNGKSVVTKKVIKM